The window ACGAACGTGGCGTCGTCGCCTGCCGCTCGCACCTCCTCGACGGCGGCGACGTACCGGGAGTCGCCGTCGCGCGCGCAGGTCACGACGAGGTCCGTCGCGCCGAAGGAGGACGCCGGGACCCCGAGGTCCGAGACCACGCGCTCTCGGACCGCGGCCGCGGAGTCGCCGTGGATCGTCCCGAGCACGGCGTGGCCGTGCGCGCCGACGCGCATCGCCTCGTAGAGCGACCCCGCCTCCTCGCCGCGGACCTCGCCGACGACGAGCGCGCCGTCGCCCAGTCTGAGCGCGGCGCGGAGCGCCGCAGTCGGCGAGAAACCCCCGCGGCCGCAGCCGTTCGGTCCGTTCCTCCGGTTCCCGCTCGCGCCGCCTCCCGCCCCCGCCCCGACGTCGGTGTGCAGTGCCTGCACGTCGCGGCCGTGTTCCCGAAGCGCGTCGACGGGCAGTTCCGGCGTGTCCTCGATGCTGACGAGCCGGGTCGCCGCCGGGAGTTCCCAGAGCAGCGCGCCGAGGAGCGTGGTCTTGCCGGCCCCTCGCGTACCGGCGACGATGGTCGCCGCCCCGCGTTCGACCGCGAGCGAGAGGAACGCCGCGGCCTCGGCGGGGAGCGACCCGACGGAGACGAGGCGGGGCAGCGTCCAGGCGTCGTCGTCGCGGGCGCGGAACGCGAACCCGACGCCCTCGCTCGCGGGGGCCGTCACGCCGGCGACCCGGATCCGCCGGCCCGTCTCGGCGACGACGGATGCGTCGAGCGTGGGCGAACTCCGGGAGAACGCGCGTCCGCTCTCGCGCCGGAACCGCGAGGCGAGCGACGCGGCCCCGTCGGGCGTCAGCCGGACGTTCGTGGGAAGTCGCTCGCCGTCGACGACGACCCGGACGGGCGTCTCAGTCACCGGCGCCGAGACGACCACGTCGGAGACCCGCTCGTCCGCGAAGAGGTGCTCGAAGACCCCGAGGCCGTGGGTGTGGCGATCCAGAACCGCGGCGAGCGTCTCCGTCGGATCGTCCGGGTCGGCGACGCGCCGCACGGCGCGCCCGGCCGCCCGCGCTCCGCCGCCGACCGACCCCTCGGCGAGTACCGCATAGGCCGCCGCGAGCGTGGCAGTCGCGTCGGGTTCGAGATCGTGCGCGACCGGAGAGAGGTGGTAGACCGCTCCCTCCGACTCCCGGCCGTCGTAGATCCGCGCGGTCGCGCCGGTCGGGAGCGAGGTCGTATCGCGGAGCGAGCGGGCCGGCGGCGGACGACGGGAGACCCGGGCCCGGGAGACGACGGGACCGACGAACGCACGGAGCGCGACTTGGTAGGGGTCCGGATCGGGGTCACCGGCTCGGGGCTCCACTGTCGTGGGGCCGACGGATCGATCCCCGCCGTCCGGAACGCGATCCCAGACGCGGTCGGCTCCCGCGGCGAGCCCGGACTCGGCCGCGATCCGCGCCAGCGCTCCCGCGCGTCCCGTCGCCCGACGCGCGGCCGCGAGCGGATCCGAGCGGGCGCGGTCGGCCAGCGCCTCGTCGTGGAACCGCGCCCGCTCGGCGAACCGGCCCGCCGCGAGCAGCAGCCCCACCGCCGCGTCGGCGTAGGTCCGTTCGGTCCCGTCCGATCGCGTTCGGACCGCGTCCACGTCGCGCGCTTCGAGCGACGAGACCACCGTCGCCCGGCAGGCCGGACTCGACGCCAGGTCGCCGTCGCCGGGACACGCCGACGCGTCGACGACGAGCTCGTGGCGGTCGGTGATTCCGGTCCCAGCGGGCTGTTCGACCGTCGGACGGCAGCGACACGCCCCGACGGCGGGTACATCCGTCTCGCTCGTCTCACCCTGGGAATCCCCGCCGGTGGCGAGTCCGAGCGCGGCGGCGAAACCGGCGACGGAAGACGGGAGATCGGCGATCGCGGCGTCGAAGTCGGTGAACGCGTTCGAGCGGTCGGCGAGCGCGGGGACGGCGCGCGCGGGCGATTCGTCGGTGTCCGGTTCGAGAGCGCGGTCGGGGGTGCGTGTCATAGCGCCGGTGGTCCCGTCTCGGTATATAAACCATCGGGCGGAGCGTCGCCCGCGGGCGGTCGAGGTCGATTCGAGCGCGCGCCGATTCAGTCCCGAGCGCCGGTTCAGCCCCGCGTGACGACGAGCGTCGGTCGCCCGCCGTCGCGGACGAGCGCGACGTCGACCGCGTGCCGACCGGGCGCGGTGAAGACGACGGGTCCGTCGGGCGTGGAGACCGGGATCGGCAGCGAGACGCCGCGGAGACGCGTCGGCGAGGTCCCGACCGCGTAGGCGACCACCGAGCGGTTTCCCGGCCCGCCCGGACGACCGCCGACCGCGACGAACGCCGGCCGCGCAGTCGTCAGCGACGCGTCCGGCGTCCGAAACGCCACGCGACGCGTCGCCGCGTACGCCCGCGTCGGCGTGGCGTCCTCGGAGGTCGCGAGGCTCCGGCCAGCGCGTTCGATGCGGTCGATCGAACCCGCCAGGTCTGCGTCGGTCCGCGTCGCACGCGCGTCGTCGACGGCCGGGAGCGCGGCCGAGAGCGTCGCCACCGTCAGGACCGCGGCGACGACCAGCCTGATCACCGGAACGCGTCGCGGAGTCGCGACGCGAGCGAGCCGTCGCTTCCGGGCGAGTCGGTCCGCGGTTCCGCCGCGTCGGCGTCTGGGCTGACACCGGTGACCCGGGAGGGATCGCGCTCGTCCCCGGAAGCGGCGTCGCCGCCGTTAGTGAGCGTGGAGCCGACGCCGTCACCGTGGGCGCGCCCGGAACCGACGCCCCCACGGTGGACGCTTTCGACCCCGACGCCGGGGCTGGGACGGTCGCGGGCGTCGGGAACGCGTCCGGACCGGGAATCGCCGTCGACGGCCTCTGGGGACGCGGGGTCGTCGGTGGTTGCGGCTGACTCCGTCGGTTCCGTCTCGGAGATCCGCTCGCGGACCAGTCCGCGCTCTCCCCCGTCGAGCCGCCGTTCGAGCGCCTCGACCTTCGCCAGCGCGATCGACGCGCGGCGTTCGATCGACTCGTCGACGGCGTCGATCCCGTCGAGGAGGCCGCGGACCGCATCGATCTCGGCCTCGACGGCCGTCAGCCGGCGGTCGAACGCGTCCAGCCGTTCTCCCGTGGCGTCAGAGTGGCCGTCGCTCGGAGCGGCCGCGTCCGTCGAGCCCTCGGCCGGTTCGTGTTCCACTGTCGCCGCAGGGTCGCGCTCGATCGTCCCCGAAGGGTCGTGCTCGGTCGTCGCCGCAGGATCGTGTTCCGTCGTCGCGACAGAGTCGTGCTCGGTCGTCATACCGCCGGTGGTCCCGTCCCGGGATATAAACGCTCGGCACCAACGTTCAAGGGCCGCTGCCGCGAGACGTTAGCTATGAAGTCCGTCCTGATTGGCGTCGGCCAGGCCGGCGGGAAACTCGCCCGCGAACTGGTCGAGTACGACGAGCGGATGGGGTTCGGCGCCGTCCGCGGCGCGGTGGGCATCAACACCGCGAAGGCAGACCTCCGAGACCTCCCCTTCGAGACCGTCCTCGTCGGCCAGGATCGCGTGAAGGGCCAGGGAGTCGGCGGCGACAACGAACTGGGTGCGGAAGTGATGCAGGCCGACATCCAGGAGGTCCTCGCGTCGCTCGACGGCCGCGTGACCGCCGGGACCGAGTCGATATTCGTCGTCGCCGGCCTCGGCGGCGGCACCGGCAGCGGCGGCGCGCCGGTCCTCGCGAAGGAACTCAAGCGCATCTACGACGTTCCCGTCTACGGTCTCGGGATCCTCCCCGGCCGCGACGAGGGCGCGATGTACCAGGTGAACGCCGGCCGCTCGCTGAAGACCTTCGCCCGCGAGGCCGACTCGCTGCTTCTGGTCGACAACGACGCCTTTCGATCGAGCGGCGAGAGCGTGACCGAGGGGTTCGACTCGATCAACCGAGAGATCGCGAAGCGGGTCGGTCTCTTGCTCGCCTCGGGCGAGTCCGTCGAGGGGGTCGCCGAGAGCGTCGTCGACTCCTCGGAGATCATCAACACCCTCCGAAACGGCGGGATCGCCGCGCTCGGGTACGCGTCCGCGGAGGCCGCGCCCGAAGCCGAGGACAACATCAACGCGGTGATGAGCA is drawn from Halobellus limi and contains these coding sequences:
- a CDS encoding type II/IV secretion system ATPase subunit; protein product: MTRTPDRALEPDTDESPARAVPALADRSNAFTDFDAAIADLPSSVAGFAAALGLATGGDSQGETSETDVPAVGACRCRPTVEQPAGTGITDRHELVVDASACPGDGDLASSPACRATVVSSLEARDVDAVRTRSDGTERTYADAAVGLLLAAGRFAERARFHDEALADRARSDPLAAARRATGRAGALARIAAESGLAAGADRVWDRVPDGGDRSVGPTTVEPRAGDPDPDPYQVALRAFVGPVVSRARVSRRPPPARSLRDTTSLPTGATARIYDGRESEGAVYHLSPVAHDLEPDATATLAAAYAVLAEGSVGGGARAAGRAVRRVADPDDPTETLAAVLDRHTHGLGVFEHLFADERVSDVVVSAPVTETPVRVVVDGERLPTNVRLTPDGAASLASRFRRESGRAFSRSSPTLDASVVAETGRRIRVAGVTAPASEGVGFAFRARDDDAWTLPRLVSVGSLPAEAAAFLSLAVERGAATIVAGTRGAGKTTLLGALLWELPAATRLVSIEDTPELPVDALREHGRDVQALHTDVGAGAGGGASGNRRNGPNGCGRGGFSPTAALRAALRLGDGALVVGEVRGEEAGSLYEAMRVGAHGHAVLGTIHGDSAAAVRERVVSDLGVPASSFGATDLVVTCARDGDSRYVAAVEEVRAAGDDATFVPLFERREGALRSTGAVERGDSAVFERSCRDDESYGALLERLERRAGRFDRLATAALTTPDACDRGRRGGP
- a CDS encoding DUF7311 family protein, with protein sequence MIRLVVAAVLTVATLSAALPAVDDARATRTDADLAGSIDRIERAGRSLATSEDATPTRAYAATRRVAFRTPDASLTTARPAFVAVGGRPGGPGNRSVVAYAVGTSPTRLRGVSLPIPVSTPDGPVVFTAPGRHAVDVALVRDGGRPTLVVTRG
- a CDS encoding DUF7310 family coiled-coil domain-containing protein, which codes for MTTEHDSVATTEHDPAATTEHDPSGTIERDPAATVEHEPAEGSTDAAAPSDGHSDATGERLDAFDRRLTAVEAEIDAVRGLLDGIDAVDESIERRASIALAKVEALERRLDGGERGLVRERISETEPTESAATTDDPASPEAVDGDSRSGRVPDARDRPSPGVGVESVHRGGVGSGRAHGDGVGSTLTNGGDAASGDERDPSRVTGVSPDADAAEPRTDSPGSDGSLASRLRDAFR
- a CDS encoding tubulin/FtsZ family protein — encoded protein: MKSVLIGVGQAGGKLARELVEYDERMGFGAVRGAVGINTAKADLRDLPFETVLVGQDRVKGQGVGGDNELGAEVMQADIQEVLASLDGRVTAGTESIFVVAGLGGGTGSGGAPVLAKELKRIYDVPVYGLGILPGRDEGAMYQVNAGRSLKTFAREADSLLLVDNDAFRSSGESVTEGFDSINREIAKRVGLLLASGESVEGVAESVVDSSEIINTLRNGGIAALGYASAEAAPEAEDNINAVMSTARRALLTGSSLPDATDADAALLVVAGEQDAIPRKGVERARRWVEEETGSLQVRGGDFPLSSGRLATLILLGGVERSDRLEAFMQRAKDAEKEDETTPERASPGEQWTNDELDDLL